From the Natronoarchaeum philippinense genome, the window CGAGTTGCTCGACGAGATCTCTTTCGAGACCGAGCCGGCCGACCGCGCCGAGATCGTCAGCATGGGCGAGCGCACGAGCGTCCGGATGCTCAAGGCGGCGCTGGCGGCCCGCGGCGTCGACGCGATGTTTCTCGAACCCGGCAGCGACCTCTGGCCGGTGCTGACCGACGCCGACGGCGAGGTCGATGTCGAGGCCAGCCGCGAGCGCGCGCTCGAAGTCGCCGATCAGATGGACGGCGTCGTCCCAGTCATCACCGGGTTCCTCGCAGAAGCCCACGACGGCAGCGTCACCACGCTCGGTCGGGGCGGCAGCGACACCACCGCCGTCATGCTCGGCCAGTACATGAAGGCCGACGAGGTCGTGATCGTCACCGACGTGGAGGGCGTCATGACCGGCGACCCCCGCGTCGTCGAGGGCGCGCGCAACGTCGGCGAGATCACTGTCGACGAGCTGCGCAATCTCTCGTTCCGCGGCGCCGAGGTCGTCGCGCCCTCCGCGCTGGCGTACAAGAGCGGGAACATGTCCGTCCGCGTCGTCCACTACCAGCACGGCGACCTGCTGACCGGCGGCACGCAGATCGAGGGGCAGTTCTCCAGCCTCGTCGACATGCGCGATCAGCCGCTTGCCTGCATGACCGTCGCCGGCCGCGCGATCCGCAACAGTCCGGGCGTCCTCCAAGAGCTGACGACCGCGCTGGGCGAAGCCGAGATCAACGTCGATGCCGTCGCCTCGGGGATGGACTCGGTCACGTTCTACATCGACGAGTCGGAAGCCGAAGACGCCGAGGCGGTGCTCCACCGCGAAGTCGTCGATCAGGAACCGCTCTCCAGCGTGACGGTCGACGACGGGGTCGCCGTCATCCGGATCACCGGCGGCGAACTCCCGAACCAGCCGGGCGTTCTCTCCGAGATCGTCGATCCGCTCACCGCCGCCGAGATCAACATGCTCGACGTGATCACCAGCGCGACCAGCGTCGCCGTCTTCGTCGAGTGGGACGACCGCGAGGCCGCACTGGAAATTCTGCAGAACCGGTTCTGAATCGGCTGTAGCCGCTCTTTGCTACGCTTCTGTCAGCGTCCCATTTTAAGTCGAGAGCCGATCTTCTCGGGTAGCCCAGCGTCCTCGACGGCCGCTCTGACGGCGTCGATGTCGTACTCGACCCGGTGTGTCTCGACGGTGAGCGCGTCCAGATCGACGACCGCGTAGGCCGCTTTCGGGTCCCGATCCCGCGGCTGGCCGACGCTCCCGGGATTGACGACGATGCCGTCGCCGTAGCGCTCGACGTGCTGGACGTGGGTGTGGCCCAGCACTAACACGTCCTCGTCGCCGAGCATTCGCGGGCTGAACTCCTCGGGGTAGGTGTACCGGTCCGGATCGTCGGGATGGCCGTGAACCAGTTTCACTCGCCCGTCGAACTCGGTGCGCTCGTCGGGAAGCTCGGCGAGCCACGCCAGTTGCTCGTCGTCGAGTTCTTCTTCCGCGTGCTCGACGCCCGCGGCGGCCATCCCGTTGAACCGAAACGTCGTCTCGTTGGCGACCGCCCGATCGTGGTTCCCCATCACGGTCGGCACCTCGTCGACCGGCAGGTCGTCCCGCCCGACGGCATCGTACAGCGGGGTCGGGTCGATCATGGCGTCGACGCAGTCGCCCGGCCACGGGTTGTACCCCACCACGTCGCCGGCACAGGCCAGCGCGTCGACGGCCGGCATGTCGGCGAGCACGGCTTCGAGCGCGACGCGGTTCCCGTGAATGTCAGAGAGCAGTCCAACCTGCATGTCTGATACGACGCGCTCGTCGCCCTTCATCGTTCCCCGGAATTGTGAGAAAACCCCCCGTTTCTACTCGCCGTTTTCGATCGCCAGTCGAACGTCTTCGTCGGTGCGCTCGACGCCCGCCGCACAGACCGCGTGCTCGAAGTCGAGATCGAGCGCCGCTGCCGCCGCTGCTGGGGCGTCGTCGGCGTCGAACGCGAACGATTCGGGGCTGTCCTTCTCGTAGGTCGCCACGAGCGTCGGCTCGTCGACCTGTTCGACCAACAGAGCGTCCTTCCGGACGGTTCCGATGTAGCTCTCCTCGCCGACGACACCGTCAGAGCTGCGCTCTGACGAGCCCTCACTCGCTCCGCTCGCGAGGACGCCCGCGATCCGTGGCGTGTCGTAGTCGTCCTTCTCGTAGTCCAGCGCCAGCAGGCTCTCGGCCAGCGCGTCGCGGGCGGGGTAACCCAGCTCCAGCTTCTCGGTGATCGGGTCGACGTGCGAGCCGTTGCCCACGACGACCTGATCGTCGGCCGTCCGCACGCAGTTGTAGGAGACGTAGGGGTTGTCGGTCTCTGCGGCCTCCTCGGTCGGGACGACTGTCAGCGCGCCGTCGCGCTCGATGATCTTCCGGTTGGGGAACGACCGGGACGACACTCGGTAGGCGGCCACTGACGGTCCGATGATCACGAAGCGTCCGACGTACATACACGACAGTGCATAGTTCGCGGTAAAGTAGGTGTCGAAATGTGCACGCGCGTCGAAGACGCGGCGCCAACGGCGTCCCGCCGAACGTTCAACTGCGATCGGGCGGCGACGACCGACGTGACGACCGAACGCGAGTGTCTCGACGCGCTCCGGGAGGCCGCCGATCGGCTCGGCGAGTCGCCCTCGAAAGCCCAGTACGAACGGCTCGACGTGACGCCGTCCTCGTCGACGATCTTGCGCCATCTTGGCGGGTGGAACGAGGCCAAGGAGCGGGCCGGGCTGGAAACCGCCAGCTCGCGCGGTCCCCGTCTCGACCCGAAGCCGGACGACGTGGAGTTGCCTGACGGCGTCGAGTGGTCCGAGCTGTCGGCCGACCAGCGGTGGCACTACCGGCACGTGGAGTGGAACACCGAGCGTTCCCTACGTCGACGCGACGCCCATCGGCTGTGGGCGAATCGTCTCCAGCGCGAGCGCGGTGGTTGCGCTCGCTGTGACGAAGACGATCCGGCGTGTCTCGATTTCCACCACGTCGACGAGACCGACAAGGAGATGGCCGTCGGCAAGATGATCACCTACGGCTACGGCAAGGACAAACTCAGAGAAGAAATCGAAAAGTGCGTCGTGCTCTGCGCGAACTGCCATCGCAAGGAGCACTATCAACTTCCGACCAGATCGGGTCGAACTACCCCGGACGACACTGATCGGCAACGCGACGACACTGGAGTGTAGTGTGTATCTCTCGTTGCCTGTCCGGTTCGATCTGGCAGTCGAGTTCGAAACGCTCAAATACGGACACGGAGTACAGGTGAGTGAAGCGTCGGTAACGCGGACACTGGCAAACGTGTCAAGTCCATTAGGGTAGTGGCCAATCCTGAAGCCTTCTGGGGGCTTCGACCCTGGTTCGAATCCAGGATGGACTACTTTTGCGACGAACTACATCGTGAGTCGTAACTACGTCGACGAGTGGATTCGAACCCTGCGAGTCGCAGCGCGAACCTAGTGAGCGACCGTCTCGCTTCGGTCGAATCCAGGATGGACTACTTTTGCGACGAACTACATCGTGAGTCGCTTCTTTTGTTGATGACTGAATGCGACCCCGACAAGCAACTTTGGTGTCGCCCCAAACGCCTCAGGCCGGAATAGCGGCCGCGATCGTGCCGATCGTCGACTCCCAGACCGACACGTCGAAGGCGACTTTCATCACGAAGTCCGCGGCGAAAAACGCAAACAGCGCGGCCCCGACGAAGTGCGCCTTACGGAGATCGAACCGGTGGGAAAAGCGGTGGAACACGTAGGCGTTGAGCAGGCTGATCGGGATGATAGCGAGCATCTCGCCGGCCCAGATCGCCGTCGGCGCACTCGGGTACTGGGTGGCCAGCGTGATCGTGACCAGTTGGGTCTTGTCCCCGAACTCGCCGAAGGCCATCATCGCAAAGATGGGGAGAAAGCCGCCGAGCACGTTCGGAACCGTCCAGCCGAGGACCGGGACGCGTACGTCTAACTCGCCGCCGTCGGTGAGCGTGCTGGTCGCCGCGGCATCGTCGGCATCCTCCTCGGGTGCCGTCCGGACGAGCATGACCGCGAAGGCCGCGAACATCACCGCTGTCAGGGCGTCGATGTAGATTCCTGGGACCGCTCCGGTTATCGCGCCGCCGAGCCAGACCTCCAGCGCGGTCCAGCCCGCGAATGCGGATCCGGCGGCGGCGACGACCAACAGCGGGTGATACCGCGTCGAGAGACCGGCGATGATGAACTGGACCTTCTCGCCGGGCAGCACCGCCAGTTGGGCGACGAAGGCGACGGCGAGCACCTGCAGCCACGCGGCGTCGCTCACGAGAATCTCACCCCTCGCGAGCGAGCGTCCCGAGCGATCGAGTCGACTTCGAGGCCGACAGAAGAGAGGCACGACTGCTCCATAGGAGTCGTTCGTTGCTCGTGAATTAGACGTGGCTAAACTTAGGCCTTCTGACCTCGAAAGACACGGCTCGGACCGGAACGTACCGGTCCTTCGTGCTCACTCCCCCGTGTTTTGCGCTGTGACGTACTCGTCCAGCCGATCGACGATGGCATCGACGAACGCCTCGTCGTTGATGTCGGCCTCGACCTCGATCAGTTCGACGTGGTCGTCGAGGCTCTCGCGGAGCGCGTCGAACAGCGCCGCGTCGGCTTCCGGATCGTAGAAGTCCTCGCCCTCGACGCTGAGCATCGAGACGCCGTTCAGGGGGAGCGCGAGCGCCGTCGGCCCGGTCGCGGCGTTGAGTTTCTCGGCGATGATCTCGCCGAGCTCGGCGCATTCGGCGGGCGTCGTGCGCATCAGCGTCACCTGCGGGTTGTGGACGTGGAGATTCCGATCGTGGAATTCTTCTGGCACCGAGTCCTCGGGCCCGAAGTTCACCATGTCGAGCGCGCCGACCGAGACGACCTGTGGCGTCCCGGTCTCGGCAGCGGCGTCGAGACGCTCTGGCCCCGCCGACAGGACGCCGCCGACGAGTTCGTCGGCCCACTCGGTCGTCGTCACGTCCAGCACCGCGTCGATGACGCCCTGCTCGACCAAGTTCTCCATCGCCTGCCCGCCGGTCCCCGTGGCGTGGAACACGATCGTCTCGTAGCCACGGTCTTCGAGGCGCTCGCGGGCCGCCTGCACGCCCGGCGTCGTGACGCCGAACATCGTGATGCCGACGGTCGGCTTCTCCTCGGTCTCGATCTCCGGTTCGTTTGCGACCATCCCGACGATCGCCAGCGCCGCGTTCGAGATGATCCGTCGGGTGAGCTGGTTCAGCCCCTCCACGTCGGCCACGGAGTACATCATCGTCACGTCGCGGGCCTCGACGTAGGGCTCGATGTCTCCGGATGCCATCGTCGAGACCATCAGCTTCGGGACGCCGTAGGGCAGCGCGCGCATCGCTGCGGTGGCGATCGAGGTGTTACCCGAGCCGCCGAGACCGAGCACGCCGTCGAGGACGCCCTCGTCGTGGAGTTCTTGGGCGACTGCCGCCGCGCCCTCGCCCATCGCCGCGGTCGCCTCCCCGCGGTCGGCGTCCTCGCGCAGCGTTTCGAGGTCGGTGCCGGCTGCCGCGGCGACCTCGGCGGCGCTCGTGTCCGGCTCGAACTCCGGCTCGCCCATCACGCCGGCGTCGACGACGTGCACGTCGAGGCCCTGTTCTTCGAGCACGTCCCGGGCGAAGCCGATCTCCTCGCTTTTGGTGTCGAGCGTCCCGACGATCACGACGCTCACGGTCGGTCACCCCCGCCCTCGGCTTCGCTGCCCACCGACTCCCCGCCGTCCGTTTCCCGGCGGTTCCGCGCCGGCAACTCTCCCGGCGGAACGATCTCGCAGTCCGGCAGGTCCCGAAGCACGTCCTCGGGGCCGGGCGGCGCGTACACCGCCAGCAGGACGAGCGTCTCCCAGCCCGTGTTGACCGTGCCGTGCTCGACGCCCTCGGGGACGAACACCAGTTCGCCCGCCTCGATCTCGCGCGTCTCGTCGCCCAGTTCCTGCTCGCCCGACCCGCTGATGACGTAGAGAATCTCGTCGCTGTCGGGGTGGGTGTGCCGTTCGTGGCCTTTGCCGGGTTCGAGCCGAACGACGCCGGCGCTGAATCGCTCGCCGTCGGTCACCTCGGGCGTGCTCAGCCACTTCAGGACGCCCCAGTCGAACACCTGACTCTCTACGTCTTCCGGCGCGACGAAGCGCCCGGAGTCGGTCTCGCTCATTCGAGATCGATCTCCTTGAACTCGCGGGCCTGATTCTCGATCGCGTCCTCGGTCGGCAGGCGCTCGATGCTGGAGGCGCCGAAGAAGCCCACCACGCCCTCCGTGTTCTGGAGGACGTGCCGGGCGTCGTCGGGCCACGCGATCGGCCCGCCGTGACAGATCACTATGACGTCCTCGTTCACCTCCTTCGCGGCGTCGTGGTGGGCCTGCACCCGCTCGGCGGCGTCGTCGAGGTCGAGTGCAGTCTCGGCGCCGATGTCGCCCGAGGTCGTCAGCCCCATGTGCGAGACGATCACGTCGGCGCCGGCCTCGGCCATCGCTCTGGCGTCGTCCTCGCTGAAGACGTACGGGCAGGTGAGCATCCCCTGCTCGCTGGCCTCCCGGATCATCTCGACTTCGGCGTCGTAGCCCATTCCGGTCTCCTCTAAGTTCTGCCGGAACTGGCTGTCCTCGTCGATCAACCCCACTGTCGGGAAGTTCTGCACGCCGGAAAAGCCGCGGCGTCGAAGATCCTCGATGAACACCGCCATGTCCCGGAACGGGTCGGTGCCGTTGACCCCCGCGAGCACGGGCGTGTCCTCGACGACCGGGAGCACCTCGTGGCCCATCTCCACGACGATCTCGTTGGCGTCACCGTAGGGCAACAGCCCCGCGAGCGATCCGCGCCCGTTCATCCGGTAGCGCCCGGAGTTGTAGATGATCAGCAGGTCGACGCCGCCGCGCTCGGCGAACTTCGCCGAGATGCCGGTTCCCGCACCCGCGCCGACGATCGGGTCGCCGTCTTCGACCGATTCCTCCAGTCGCGTGAGTGATTCCTCTCGTGTGAACTTCATGCGACGTGTGATATGGCAACACTCCTACGTATGTACGTGAGGGGTGGGCAGTCGAGAGGGTGGCCCGACACCGGCGTTCAGCGCACGGACGAACTCGACGCCCGCCCGAGTAGGTACACCGCGAGACCGCCGAGCAGCAGATCGAGCGCCAGCAGGACGGCCAGCCCAGGAACCAGCGTGTCCCAGATACCGCCGAACCGAGTCACTTCGATCACCGTCATCACGTCCCGATCGAGCATGATCGCCCGTGCGGCGTCGACGCCGTAGGTCACCGGGTTGTACGTCGCGACGAGCTGGATCCAATCCGGGAGCGAGTCGAGCGGGAGGAAGGCGCTGGAGACGAACAAAAGCGGAAACTGCAGCAGGTTCGCGCCGATGATCGTCGACTCTTGATCCTTCGTGACGACGGCAAGCGCGTTCGACAGCGAGACGAACCACAGCGAAAAGAGGACGCCGACGGCCATGATGCCGAGCGCCCCCGCAATGCCGGTCGCGATTTCGGCGCCCAGAAGCGTTCCCAGTCCGAGAATGATCCCGATCTGGACGGCGATGCGGAGCACCTCGGCGGCGGTCTTGCCGAGGAACACGGCGGTCCGGTTCATCGGCGTCGCCAGCACCTTCTCGAACATCCCGCTCTCGATGTCGTTGACCAGCCCGACGCCCGATGTCGCGGCCGCCGCGAGCGCGACTTGGATCGCGATTGCCGGCACGAGGTACGTCTCGTAGGTGATCGACGCCCCGCCCCGGCCGATCGCCTGCGTCGCGACGCCGCCGAACACCTGCGTGAACAGGATCAGAAAGATGATCGGCTGGACCAGCGAGACGACCAGCACGAACGGGTTGCGGACCGCTTTCAGGTTCCAGCGCTTGAAGTTCGTCCACGCGTCACCCAGAAACGAGTTGCCCGAGCGCGCGATCGGCGCCGGCGTCGCCGCCTCGACGCTGCTTTCGGGCTGTGTTCCCCCGTCCGTCCTGCTGTCGGCGTCGCTCATTCGTCGCTCACCTCGCCTGCGACCGGGTCGTCGGGAGCGGTTGCGGCCGCCGCGTCCTCGCCCTCGCCAGTTGTCTCCCCGGTAATCGCGAGGAACACGTCGTCGAGCGTCGGCGCCCGGACGTTGAATCCCGTGACGCCGATGCCTGCGTCCCGCAGCGCGACCAGCACGTCCGTCCCGCGCGAGCGGGCCTGCCGCGACGTGATCTGCAGCCCCTCCTCGGTCGGGTCGATCGTCGCGTCGGCGCCGAGCAGGTCGGCCTCGCGGACGACTGCAGCGGCCTCCTCTGCGTCGGCGGCGTCTTGACTATCGGCTAGCTCGATGTCGAGGATCTCGCCGCCGACGCGGCGCTTGAGTTCGGCCGGCTCGCCCGTCGCCACGATCTCGCCATCGGCGATCACGGCCAGCCGGTCGCAGAGCTGGTCGGCCTCTTCGAGGTACTGGGTCGTCAGGAAGATCGTCGTTCCCCGGTCGTTGATCGCCCGGAAGTACTCCCAGAGCTTGTTGCGTGCCTTCGGATCGAGCCCGGTCGTCGGCTCGTCGAGAAAGACCAGCGGCGGCTGGTGGACCAGCGCCGTCGCAACGTCGAGACGCTTTTTCATCCCGCCGGAGAAGTCTTCCGACCGCTTGTCGGCCACCTCCGCGAGGTCCACGAGATCGAGCAGTTCGTCGATCCTGTCCGCCCGCTCGCCCCGCGGGACGCCGTAGGCCTCGCAGGCGAACTTGAGATTTTCGCGGGCGGTGAGTTCCTCGTCGACGCTGGTCTCTTGGGCCATGTAGCCGATCGACTCGCGGATCGCTCGCGAGCTCTCGGCGGCGTCGAAGCCGTTGACCCGAACCCCGCCGCCGGTGGCGTCGAGCAGCGTCGCCAGCACCTTGATCGTCGTCGTCTTGCCGGCGCCGTTCGGCCCGAGGAAGCCGAAGAACTCGCCGCGCGGGATCGTCAGCGAGACGCTCCGAACGGCTTCGGTGCCGTCGGCGTAGGTCACCTGCAGGTCGTCCGCGTCGATCGCGGTCTCGATGTCGTCCCGGTCCGACGGCTGCTCGGCTGTCTCACGCATCAATCTGCTCTCCTCTAGCGGCGGGAGGCTCAAATAGCTTCGAGTCACGGCGGGACGCCGAACGCGCCGGCGTCGTAGGACGCCACGTCGGCCGGCGACTCCAGCACCACCACCTCGAAGGCCCACTCAGTGTCGGCGGCCAGATCGCTCGTCGATGCGAGGTACGTCCCAAGTTGGGTGCCGTCGGCGTCGTAAAAGCGCGTCCGAACCTCGACGTATCCGATCGGGCGCTGTCTCGTGTTGCGAACCCGGCCTCGCACTGTCAATCCCTTGTATCCGCCGGCCGCGACCGGCTCGTGGTCGAGCAGCTCCAGCCCGTCGACGCGCATCGCAGCCGAGTTCGGCGTCGTCGAGGCGAACGCCTGTTGGGTGCTCGCGGTCGATGCGTTGTCGAGGCTCCCGTTGCCCGTCAGATCGACGGCGGTTTGCGGGCCGTACGCCGTCGCGCCGCCGTCACTCAGACAGCCCGCCACGCCGGCCGTCCCGACGCCGACCAGCGCGAGCACCCGACGGCGCGACGGCCGACTCTGTGCGTCCATACGGTCGGTACGTCGACGGCGACAAAATGCGTTGGTTGCAGACTGGTTGCCGGTGCGGGCTGCTGCGGGCTGGCTGTGGATCGCTGCAGGCTGACTACGGCCCGTTGCAGGCTAAGTGCGGACCGCCTACTCCCCTTCGACGGCGACGTGAGACGCCCGATACCCCTCCTCGGTAGCGGTCACGTCGTCGACGGCCCGCAAGAGAATGTCTCGTTCTTGTTTGGTGCGCACCGGCACGTCGTAGTGGGTCGCCTCGTAGTCGAACGTGCCGCCGTCGGCCCGTTCGCGCTCGACGAACTCGCGGTGTGCGGCAAGTCGATCGCTCGCAACGCGCTCGGAGATCGTCGGCGCCGCGGCGACCCGCTCTTCGAAGGCGCTGGCGAACTCGGGTTCGATCTCGACGCCGACGGAGTTCCGGCCGGCGACCATCGCGGCCAGCGTCGTCGTGCCGGTCCCCCAGAACGGGTCGAGCACGGTGTCGCCGTACGCCGAGTACATGTTCACGAGCCGGTAGGGAATCTCGAAGGGATAGGCCGCCGATCGGTCCCGTAACTCCTCGCCTGCGAGCGCTTGGTGCTCGCCGCGAACGTCCTCCCACACGTCAGTGAACCAGCGGTTGCGCTCCTCCCAGAAGTACGCCGCCTCGTACCGGCGCTTTGCGCCGGGATCGAAGCTCCGGCTTTCGGCGCCGTTCCGGAACACGAGGATGTACTCGTGTTCGAGCGTGACGTAGGCGTTGGGCGGCACCATCCCCGACCCCATGAACTTCGCGGCGCTGTTGGCCGGCTTGCGCCAAAGCACGTCCGGCAGCGGCTCGAATCCGAGTTCCTCGAAGGCCTCGATCACTCGCGCGTGGTTCTGGTAGACGCGAAAACTCCCGTCTACGGTTCTGGTCGCGTCGCCGACGTTGATGCAGGCGATGCCCCCTTCGACCAGTACGCGCTCAATCTCGGTCCAGACGGCGTCGAGGGCCTCGTGCATCAACTCGTAGGCCTCGCGTCCGTCGCCCTCGTCGAGCGCCTCGCCGACGCTAGGCGATAGCTCCGCGAACAGTCCGTCCCACATCTCGATCATCGGGTAGGGCGGCGAGGTCACGACGAGCTCGACCGAATCGTCGTCGAGATCGCTCATCGACCGGGCGTCCCCGACCACGATCCGGTGGCGAGTCTCCATCGTCGTAGCGGTTCAGACCGAGGGGTGTAGAAACTGCCGGCTCCGGCGACAGACGCCGCGGCGGCGTCGGCATCATCCGACGCCCGCCCTCAGACTGACGATTCGACGTACTCGACCGCTCGCTCCGGCGTCTCGACGGCCTCGACGCCCGGCACGTCGTGCGTTCCGAGCCCGGCGACCGGCCGCCCCGTATCGAGCGCGTGGGCGATCTCCGAGAGCGTGCCCGTCGAGCCGTCGATTGCGATCGCGGCGTCGCCGTTGAGCACGACGAGCACGTTCCGGGCGTTGCCCAGCCCGGTGGCGATCGGCGTCGTGACGTACTCGTTCGCAACTCGCCGATCCTCGCCGGGGAGGATGCCGATGGTCTCACCCCCAACGTCACGGGCGCCCCGACAGGCCGCCTCCATCACGCCGGTTCGGCCGCCACAGACGACCGTGTGGCCCCGTTCCGCGAGCACTCGACCGACCTCGCGGGCCTGCTCGTACTCCGACTCGTCGACCGCTCCGCCGCCGACGACGCTGACGCGCATGCTCGTCCGGATTCGGGCCGACAGCACAAGCGTTTCGGGTGCAGCGCGGTCGCTCGGCGCGGCTGTGGCGTCACGCACGGGTTCGACGCTCAATCGTCGGCGTCCCGCTCGTACGCTCCTTGCTTCTCCAGTTCGCCGCGACGCCGAAGGACCGACGGCGTCCGACAGACGCCGGGTGCGCCGGTGACTTGCGGAACGGTGCAGTTGTTACAGCTCTCGCAGACGGCTCGCGTTTCGGCGTCCTCGTGAGCTTGCGAACGAGGGCTCGAAGAGTACTGTTCTTCGGCGTCCTCGTGAGCTTGCGAACGAGGGCTCGAAGCGCTGTGCGCTTCGGCGTCCAGCAGCCGCGCGGGAAGCCGCGGCTCGGCGTAGAACGGCCGGGCCATCCCGACCAGATCGCAGGCCGGCTCCTCGCCCGTCGCGCCGAGCAGGCGGTCCATTTGGCCGCGCTCGCGGACGCCGCCCTCCAGCATGACCGGCACGTCGACACGGCGGCGCACCCGCCGACAGAACGACTCGTTCCACGCCGGTTCGAACTCGAATCGACGCGCTTGCAGTCGATTGAGCGCCGCCACCGCGCGGGCCCGATAGCGACTGCCGAAGGCGTCGGCGTAGCCGTCGGCGAACTCCTCGCGCTCCCACGCGCGGCCGGGATACTCGCCGCGCACGATGCTCATGTCCCACGTCACGTTCGCGCGGACCGGCGCCACGGCGTCGTAGCCGTAGTCTGCGAGGTGTTCGGCAATCCAGACGCCGTCGTCGAGATCGAGATGCCGTTGCACCAGTCGCGGCGCCGCCGTTTCGGCTGGAACTTTCGTCAGCAGGGGTACGTCGCCCGCCCGGGCGCGAATCTCGTCGTGGACGAGTTCGAGAAACCGCACGCGCTCGCGCCGGGAGCCGCCGAACTCGTCGTCCCGCCGATTGTAAAACGGGGAGAGAAACTGCTGGACGACGCCCATGTTCGCGCCGGCGAGGTGGATCGCGTCGTAGCCCGCGTCGACCGCCCGGGCGGCGGCTTTGCCGAAGTCGGCAGCCAGCCCGTACACCTCGGCGGTGTCGAGCACGTGCGGGTCGAACGAGACCAGTCCGAGCCGGTCGAGCGCTCGGAGTTGCCACGGCGGACGCGAGACGGCCAACTGCTCTAGGCCGGAATGGGACTGTCGATAGCCGGCGTGCCAGACCTCCATGCTCCGCAGCCCGCCGTGTTCGAGCTGGATCGCTATCTTCGCTCCGTGGTCGTGGACCCGCTCTGTGAGCCGCGCTAACTGCTCGACGAACTCGGGATCGTGGACGCGCGTCATCCCCGGGGCCGCACACCCGCCCTCGCCTCGGACGATCGTTGCGCCCTGACAGAGCAGCCCCGCGCCAGAAGCGGCCGCCGGCTCCAAGTCCTCGATCAGCGCGTCGACGGCCTCGGGCCCGTTGCCCGCACACTCCAGCAGCGGCGCCCGGTAGAGCCGATTTTGGAGCGTCCGATCGCCGATCCCGACTGGGGCTTCGAGCCGTGCCATCGTCTCTCACTGCGTGCTATCGGCCCAAAAGCGTTTGTCGCGCCGGTACCCTTTTGTCGTCTATGCGCCGTCACCTTGCGATCGTCGCGGTCGTCGTCCTCGTCGCGCTGGCGGGCTGTAGCGGCGCGATGCCGGGCGACGACAGTTCGACGAGCGACGATCCGAACGACGCCGAGCAGGCACCGACGCTCGAAACAGTCGCGTACCCCGACGGCTACGCCCAGACCGGTCTCACCAACGCGAGCCAAGCGCTGGCGACCCACGACGCCGCGATCGCGGACGCCGCAGGCTACCAAGCGTCGGCGTCGATCCGGGTCGACGCCGGCGACGAAACCCAAGAACTCGTGTTGAACTCGACCGTCGACAACGACGCCGGCACCGAGTTCTCCAGACTCGAACTCGCGGGCTCGGTCGAGGTGTATCGCACCGCCAACGGCTCGACGTACACCCGGATCGACGACGGTTCGAACGTCCAGTACGTCGCCAGCCGTCCCGACGCGTACGCGCAGGTGTCGATCGCGCAGTTCGAGTCGACGCTCTCGGCGACCAACCTCACCGCCACGTCGGTCTCGCAGGACGGGTCGGCGACGCTGCTGACCTACACGGGCGACGGCTCCATCGAGGGTAGCGGCGATGTCTCGATCGAACTGGTCGTCGATACGGAGGGCCGCATCCACTCGCTATCGATCGATCAGGGCGCCGATGTCTCGGCCGACTTCGACTTCGAGTACGGCTCCGTGACGGTCGAACAGCCCACTTGGCTCGACGACGCCAAGGCGGCGACCTGACTAGTTGACTGCCCCCAGCCACTGCCTG encodes:
- a CDS encoding DUF7537 family lipoprotein, with product MRRHLAIVAVVVLVALAGCSGAMPGDDSSTSDDPNDAEQAPTLETVAYPDGYAQTGLTNASQALATHDAAIADAAGYQASASIRVDAGDETQELVLNSTVDNDAGTEFSRLELAGSVEVYRTANGSTYTRIDDGSNVQYVASRPDAYAQVSIAQFESTLSATNLTATSVSQDGSATLLTYTGDGSIEGSGDVSIELVVDTEGRIHSLSIDQGADVSADFDFEYGSVTVEQPTWLDDAKAAT